From Prinia subflava isolate CZ2003 ecotype Zambia chromosome 20, Cam_Psub_1.2, whole genome shotgun sequence, the proteins below share one genomic window:
- the CENPI gene encoding centromere protein I: MQRRQGSRTPKQPRLVGHKSQTDLSAWRKGGRTDSEKSLQNHQSANNDQKHDSQEGSLEQALSYLEKVQDRVALKKNHVLQKHLDAVESTALKQGLPPEGFEILLNVVLSGKLADTVNTRLLKSLIPASVIPESSVVTAVSWLCVGKCSGNIQLFFLKWLITMFDFIDHKEQLNALYGFFFSFLQDEKMCPYICHLLYLLTRKENVKPFRIRRLLDLQAKMGMQSHLQALLSLYKLFCPEQVTITLPGKMKTYFKNSEGPWKAAITAVRQRNRGASPLSQAVFLGTSQPQSRKRKWNSQLVIPASSTNTNNLGEVGEKNHVDLYSTNTAFPVEQLQTFPQLLQNIHRLQFPSQMGSVLTNPLLLHYMNCVKDESVYLRLYYWMGQVLQEECTWCVVDNPNEEEFKSFLETVYKAECFLQEGFSACEEFLYKTLPLWDGVCCRSEILRLVSWIPPRSFSDIKSYLCDPLAQLFFTSSIYFKCSVLESLKELLQNWLNCNVIQVDSEFSSLNTTLSELVNVVAELVHFVGRISTVALRLENNSTFLMYFIMDFYGTVCDMYLKYNLPLLIMPPAGVFYPALLSMDSVNLNQLCHIMYRYRANLVAAKENELSKEKVLQFKFSNQTYKEYNQYIIAMVGCLWTSNAFQKDIHPQGLCMDDKLLCKTAVKELKTSFNIVYHPAMMGYSIQFLQQICPDDKTFNFKLIKGRKWDWYLEYLYSQGLKGLKVFIESSISRVSQASRSKAGNVEM; encoded by the exons AAAAAAGTTTGCAGAATCATCAATCTGCTAATAATGATCAGAAACACGATAGCCAGGAAGGGTCTCTAGAGCAAGCTTTGAGCTACTTGGAGAAAG TTCAAGACCGTGTTGCACTGAAGAAGAACCACGTTCTGCAGAAACACTTGGATGCTGTGGAAAGCACTGCCCTAAAACAAGGGCTGCCTCCTGAAGGGTTTGAGATACTGCTGAATGTGGTGCTCAGTGGCAAATTAG ctgataCAGTGAATACTCGTTTATTGAAGAGCCTGATTCCTGCCTCAGTGATTCCAGAAAGTTCTGTGGTTACAGCTGTGTCTTGGCTCTGTGTCGGCAAATGCTCAGGCAACATACAG ctgttttttttaaagtggctGATCACAATGTTTGACTTCATTGATCACAAGGAACAACTTAATGCCCTCTATggtttcttcttctccttcctgcaAGATGAGAAGATG TGCCCCTACATCTGCCACCTGCTCTACCTGCTGaccaggaaagaaaatg TCAAGCCTTTTCGGATTAGGAGACTGCTTGACCTCCAAGCAAAAATG GGAATGCAGTCTCATCTGCAAGCTCTGCTATCACTTTACAAACTCTTCTGCCCAGAACAGGTGACCATAACCCTTCCTGGGAAAATGAAG ACTTACTTCAAGAATTCAGAGGGCCCATGGAAAGCAGCAATCACTGCAGTGAGACAAAGAAACCGGGGAGcctctcccctgtcccaggcagtGTTTTTAGGCACATCTCAACCTCAGTCACGAAAAAGG AAATGGAACTCCCAGTTGGTTATACCTGCAAGCAGTACAAACACAAATAATTTAGGAGAGGTTGGGGAGAAGAACCATGTTGATTTGTACAGTACAAACACGGCTTTTCcagtggagcagctgcagaCCTTCCCTCAGCTCCTACAAAATATCCACCGTCTACAG tttcCTTCCCAGATGGGTTCAGTGCTAACAAACCCCTTATTGCTTCATTACATGAATTGTGTGAAAGATGAATCTGTTTATCTGAGACTCTACTATTGGATGGGCCAGGTACTCCAGGAAG AATGCACCTGGTGTGTGGTTGATAACCCAAATGAAGAAGAATTCAAGAGCTTCCTGGAAACTGTCTACAAGGCAGAATGTTTCTTGCAG GAGGGATTTTCTGCCTGTGAAGAGTTCCTGTATAAGACCCTCCCTCTCTGGGATGGCGTCTGCTGCCGCTCAGAAATCCTCAGACTCGTGAGCTGGATCCCCCCCAGAAGTTTCTCTG ACATCAAGTCATATCTCTGTgaccccctggcacagctctttTTCACATCATCTATTTACTTTAAG TGCAGTGTTCTTGAGAGCCTGAAAGAGCTGTTGCAGAACTGGTTAAATTGCAATGTGATTCAAGTGGATTCAGAGTTTTCCTCTTT GAACACCACCCTCTCTGAACTGGTGAACGTGGTGGCTGAACTGGTTCACTTTGTGGGACGGATCTCTACTGTTGCACTGCGTTTGGAAAACAATTCCACGTTCTTGATGTACTTCATTATGGATTTCTATGGAACT GTGTGTGACATGTACCTGAAGTACAACCTGCCTTTGCTGATAATGCCTCCTGCTGGGGTTTTCtacccagcactgctcagcatgGATTCTGTCAACTTGAATCAGCTCTGCCACATTATGTACAG gtatCGAGCTAACTTGGTggctgcaaaagaaaatgagcTGAGTAAAGAG aAAGTACTGCAGTTCAAGTTCAGTAACCAGACATACAAAGAGTACAACCAGTACATAATAGCCATGGTGGGCTGTCTGTGGACATCCAATGCATTCCAGAAGGATATTCATCCTCAAGGTCTTTGTATGGATGATAAACTGCTGTGTAAAACTGCAGTGAAGGAATTAAAAACCAGCTTTAACATTGTCTATCATCCAGCCATGATGGGCTACTCTATTCAATTCCTCCAGCAG ATTTGTCCAGATGATAAGACCTTCAACTTCAAATTAATTAAG GGGAGGAAGTGGGACTGGTACCTGGAATATCTCTACTCCCAAGGTTTGAAGGGGCTGAAGGTCTTTATTGAGAGCAGCATCAGTCGTGTTTCCCAGGCCTCTCGCAGCAAAGCAGGGAATGTGGAAATGTGA